A genome region from Candidatus Abyssobacteria bacterium SURF_5 includes the following:
- a CDS encoding galactonate dehydratase, producing MNFSGYKREDGRFGTRNHVMVMSSVACANGVVDAISRALPEIVPLTHPYGCGCGPEDLGVMMRTLSGLLNNPNVGAALVIGHGCENLNSSFLTQVVENKPIEALVIQDSGGSAATTAKGIEIASRFLKQLERQERVSAPASELIIALECGGSDAFSGITANPAVGAAADLLVREGGTVILSETTEMIGTAHILKRRCATPELGEQVERLVNNHERHVRESLGELAGMVIAPGNIDGGLSSITEKSLGCIRKGGTTPITEIVEYAGKPTNRGFVIMDTPGYDIDSMAGMAAAGAQLILFTTGRGSVAGFPAIPVVKVCSNSRTFNKMPGDMDVNAGAITDAGKTIEEVGRQIFDLALEVASGKRTCAELNRSIPFNYLKQGPTF from the coding sequence ATGAATTTCTCAGGATACAAGCGGGAGGACGGGCGGTTCGGCACGCGGAACCATGTCATGGTCATGTCGTCGGTTGCCTGCGCTAACGGAGTTGTGGACGCCATCAGCCGTGCGCTGCCCGAGATCGTTCCGCTGACGCATCCCTATGGCTGCGGGTGTGGACCTGAAGATCTCGGCGTGATGATGCGCACTCTTTCCGGACTTCTGAATAATCCGAACGTGGGCGCGGCTCTTGTGATCGGCCACGGATGCGAAAATCTGAACAGCTCCTTTCTCACGCAAGTTGTGGAAAACAAGCCCATCGAGGCGCTTGTGATTCAGGATTCCGGCGGCAGCGCAGCCACTACGGCGAAGGGCATTGAGATCGCAAGCCGATTCCTGAAGCAGCTCGAGCGGCAGGAGCGAGTGTCGGCGCCGGCAAGCGAGCTGATTATCGCGCTCGAGTGCGGCGGGTCGGACGCTTTCTCCGGCATCACCGCTAACCCGGCCGTCGGCGCGGCGGCTGATCTTCTCGTGCGCGAGGGCGGCACTGTCATTCTGAGCGAGACGACAGAAATGATCGGGACGGCCCATATCCTCAAACGCCGGTGCGCAACTCCCGAACTTGGCGAGCAGGTGGAGCGCCTCGTGAACAACCATGAGAGGCACGTGCGCGAGAGCCTCGGAGAACTCGCGGGAATGGTGATCGCACCCGGCAACATCGACGGCGGCCTCTCGTCAATCACGGAAAAATCGCTCGGCTGTATCAGAAAGGGCGGGACAACTCCTATTACCGAAATTGTCGAATATGCCGGCAAACCGACCAACCGCGGGTTCGTCATCATGGATACGCCCGGCTACGACATCGACTCGATGGCCGGCATGGCGGCCGCCGGAGCACAGCTCATTCTTTTCACTACGGGCCGGGGCTCGGTCGCCGGATTCCCCGCTATCCCGGTCGTCAAAGTGTGCAGCAACTCGCGCACCTTCAACAAGATGCCGGGAGACATGGACGTGAACGCAGGCGCGATAACCGACGCGGGCAAAACCATCGAGGAGGTCGGTCGGCAGATTTTCGACCTGGCGCTCGAGGTCGCGAGCGGCAAGCGCACCTGCGCCGAATTGAACCGGTCCATTCCCTTCAATTACTTGAAGCAGGGACCGACTTTTTGA
- a CDS encoding bifunctional nuclease family protein → MALLEMKLDGVMYDVLKRPIVILRYEDRILPILVGNAEAFAIANGMEKVEMPRPMTHDLITFILKGFQTSLQSVQVYKLEGGTFYAYLMLNQEANGEGDMSIIKIDCRPSDAIALAVRMASPIFVEEEVLRVAGQDSIPQEETEGGEEDEGEEDFLD, encoded by the coding sequence ATGGCATTACTTGAAATGAAGCTGGACGGCGTGATGTATGATGTACTAAAAAGGCCGATTGTCATTCTCAGGTATGAGGACAGAATCCTGCCGATTCTCGTGGGAAATGCGGAAGCTTTTGCGATCGCGAACGGGATGGAGAAGGTCGAGATGCCGCGTCCGATGACGCACGACCTGATCACGTTCATCCTGAAAGGTTTCCAGACCAGCCTGCAAAGTGTGCAAGTTTACAAGCTTGAAGGCGGCACTTTCTACGCCTATCTCATGTTGAATCAGGAAGCCAATGGCGAGGGCGACATGAGCATCATAAAGATCGACTGCCGTCCCAGTGATGCCATTGCGCTGGCGGTCCGGATGGCCAGCCCCATCTTTGTCGAGGAAGAAGTTCTTCGGGTCGCCGGACAAGACAGTATTCCGCAGGAGGAGACGGAGGGAGGCGAGGAAGACGAGGGAGAAGAAGATTTCCTGGATTAA
- a CDS encoding TolC family protein translates to MKSSRWSLAGFALVLFVLFAPVSVLSETDAQSRIEEGESQGPPAIEQLLPPQNLTPLSLRDALCIALTNSLDIQIQRYSPRISTVEVDVQKGVFDPVAFFNATYVDTTVPLPSSVSIATGGLNAVEAEQWVLTGGVAGALPSGLTYEATVISEHTPMSTITEFLGTSGQQQFETVLSVSQPLLKNFGIDVNTTGIRAAEINKEASIALFEQAVIDTFFEVEQAYWNLVFAYKNLYVKLNSLNVAQNLLRENRIRLRVGVVAPLDVLQSETGVAFREEEVIVALSLLETASDTLVSLINLFPEQMNWDLVVFPTDEVDFAPPDKYAEAEEIATAFRSRRDLEALLLQREAGELQAKFAKNQLLPALNLNATVGLIGLDEDFGVSLIQPPDIGIDPAADDLFSGDNFQWLLGFTFEMPLGRNFERGQYRVANLTVSQLDSSIQNVRLLIIQDVRNALRQIATTWERVQAARVTMDFRKKSLDAEKKRYEVGATTTFDLLQFEEELAEAEARLVNAQADYRIALSNLRRATGTLLQYLNVRVDIAS, encoded by the coding sequence ATGAAGAGTTCTAGATGGTCGCTCGCAGGATTCGCCTTGGTCCTGTTCGTTCTCTTCGCACCCGTGTCCGTTCTTTCCGAAACGGATGCCCAATCCCGAATTGAGGAGGGCGAATCTCAAGGGCCGCCTGCGATTGAACAACTGCTGCCACCACAAAACCTGACGCCGCTCTCGCTGCGCGATGCGCTCTGCATCGCCCTGACCAACAGCCTTGATATTCAGATCCAGAGGTATTCACCTCGCATCAGTACTGTTGAAGTTGACGTCCAAAAAGGTGTTTTCGATCCAGTCGCGTTCTTCAATGCCACGTATGTCGACACTACCGTGCCGCTGCCCTCGAGCGTTTCGATTGCCACCGGAGGTCTGAATGCAGTCGAAGCCGAACAGTGGGTTTTAACGGGCGGCGTGGCGGGTGCGCTCCCATCCGGTCTCACGTATGAAGCGACTGTCATAAGCGAACATACTCCGATGTCGACGATCACTGAATTCCTTGGTACATCAGGACAGCAGCAGTTCGAGACGGTTCTGAGCGTTTCTCAGCCGCTCCTGAAAAATTTCGGCATAGATGTTAATACAACCGGAATACGTGCAGCCGAAATCAATAAAGAAGCCTCGATCGCTCTGTTCGAGCAGGCCGTCATAGATACGTTCTTTGAAGTAGAGCAGGCATATTGGAACCTCGTGTTCGCCTATAAGAACCTGTACGTGAAGTTGAACTCCCTCAACGTTGCGCAAAACCTGCTTCGTGAGAACCGGATACGACTGAGAGTGGGTGTTGTGGCGCCGCTTGACGTCCTGCAGTCGGAAACAGGGGTCGCTTTCAGGGAAGAGGAAGTGATAGTAGCCTTGAGCCTGCTGGAGACAGCAAGCGACACGCTGGTTTCGCTTATCAATTTATTTCCGGAACAGATGAATTGGGATCTTGTAGTCTTCCCTACCGATGAGGTGGATTTCGCTCCGCCGGATAAATATGCCGAAGCGGAAGAAATAGCGACCGCTTTTCGATCAAGACGCGATCTCGAGGCGCTTCTTCTCCAGCGTGAAGCGGGTGAACTTCAGGCGAAATTCGCAAAGAATCAGCTCCTGCCGGCGCTGAATCTGAACGCAACTGTCGGGCTTATCGGACTGGACGAAGATTTCGGCGTCTCGCTCATACAGCCGCCGGATATAGGCATCGACCCTGCGGCTGACGACCTTTTCTCGGGAGACAATTTTCAGTGGTTGCTCGGGTTCACGTTCGAGATGCCGCTCGGCCGGAATTTCGAGCGAGGCCAATACCGCGTGGCAAACCTCACGGTCTCGCAGTTGGATAGCTCAATCCAAAACGTGCGCCTGCTGATCATACAGGACGTTCGCAACGCGCTTCGGCAGATCGCCACGACATGGGAACGCGTTCAGGCCGCTCGCGTGACAATGGATTTCCGCAAAAAAAGCCTCGATGCCGAAAAGAAGAGATATGAAGTAGGCGCAACGACCACGTTCGATCTCCTGCAGTTCGAGGAGGAACTTGCCGAAGCCGAGGCCAGGCTGGTCAACGCGCAAGCGGATTATCGAATCGCCCTGTCCAACCTTCGCCGCGCCACCGGAACCTTGCTCCAATATCTGAATGTGCGCGTGGATATCGCCTCCTGA